The proteins below come from a single Psychrobacter sp. FDAARGOS_221 genomic window:
- the greA gene encoding transcription elongation factor GreA translates to MQRYPMTPQGHAALEAELKELKTVDRPRITAAIAEAREHGDLKENAEYHAAREQQGFCEARIRDIEAKLSGAQVIDPTTLPREGRVVFGVTVVIENLETEEEKRYQIVGDDEADFKNNKISVNSPIARGLIGKEEGDEARIQTPSGVVEFEIVEVVYD, encoded by the coding sequence ATGCAACGTTATCCTATGACGCCACAAGGGCATGCAGCACTTGAAGCTGAGTTAAAAGAGTTAAAGACTGTTGATCGTCCACGTATCACTGCGGCGATTGCTGAAGCCCGTGAACACGGCGACTTAAAAGAAAATGCAGAATATCATGCTGCCCGTGAACAACAAGGTTTTTGTGAAGCACGTATTCGTGATATCGAAGCCAAACTTTCTGGTGCCCAGGTGATTGACCCAACAACACTGCCTCGCGAAGGTCGTGTGGTGTTTGGCGTTACTGTTGTTATCGAGAACTTAGAGACAGAAGAAGAGAAACGCTATCAAATCGTTGGTGACGACGAAGCAGACTTTAAAAACAACAAAATCTCTGTCAACTCGCCTATCGCTCGTGGCCTAATTGGTAAAGAAGAAGGCGACGAAGCCCGTATTCAGACCCCAAGTGGCGTTGTAGAGTTTGAAATTGTTGAAGTCGTCTATGACTAA